One window of the Clostridium sp. MB40-C1 genome contains the following:
- a CDS encoding acyl-CoA dehydrogenase family protein — MFFKTKEQHENLRTKIREFAEEEVKPIAFMLDQENKFPSEAINKLADIGMMGIPYPKKYGGAGLDVISYAIAVEELSRVDGGTGVILSAHTSLGAYPISAYGTEEQKKKYLVPLAKGDKLGAFGLTEENAGSDAGGTETTAVLEGDYYILNGEKIFITNAGEADIYIIFAVTTPNIGTRGISAFIVEKGWKGFSFGKHYDKMGIRSSATGELVFNDVKVPKENLLGKEGDGFKIAMSTLDGGRIGIAAQALGIAQGAYENALEYSKERIQFGKPICQQQIVAFKLADMATKLRAARLLIYSAAELKENHEHYSVEAAMAKQYASDVCLEIVNDALQIFGGSGYMKGMEVERAYRDAKICTIYEGTNEIQRLVISSSIIGKMPKNEGTSKISQNQPATGYRKKEIFKKGTPKERVDALVEALKADGYDFTVGIPLDTPINKAERIVSAGLGIGEKENMKLIEDLAVQAGAAIGSSRPVAETLKYVPLNRYVGMSGQKFKGNLYIACGISGAAQHLKGIKDASTIVAININPNAKIFKNADYGIVGDLMEILPLLTEALDNGEPKKEAPPMKKMKRAVPKKVAPTWKYHVCNGCGYEYDPSVGDPEGEVMSGTLFENLPEEWTCPACGEEKDTFIEV, encoded by the coding sequence ATGTTTTTTAAGACTAAAGAACAACATGAAAATTTGAGAACAAAAATTAGAGAATTTGCTGAAGAGGAAGTTAAACCTATTGCATTTATGCTAGATCAGGAAAATAAATTTCCTTCTGAAGCAATTAATAAGTTAGCTGATATAGGAATGATGGGGATTCCATATCCGAAAAAATACGGTGGAGCAGGTTTGGACGTAATTAGTTATGCAATTGCTGTTGAGGAATTATCAAGAGTGGACGGGGGTACAGGGGTAATTCTTTCTGCTCATACATCTTTAGGTGCATATCCAATTAGTGCTTATGGAACAGAAGAGCAAAAGAAAAAATACTTAGTTCCATTAGCAAAGGGAGATAAACTTGGAGCATTTGGTCTTACTGAGGAAAATGCTGGTAGCGACGCTGGTGGCACAGAGACTACTGCCGTTTTAGAAGGAGATTATTATATTTTAAATGGTGAAAAGATTTTTATTACCAATGCAGGAGAAGCTGATATTTACATTATTTTTGCAGTTACTACACCTAATATTGGTACTCGTGGTATCAGTGCATTTATCGTAGAGAAGGGCTGGAAAGGATTTAGCTTTGGTAAACATTACGACAAGATGGGTATTCGCTCTTCTGCTACTGGAGAATTAGTTTTCAACGACGTGAAAGTCCCTAAAGAAAATTTATTAGGCAAAGAGGGAGATGGTTTCAAGATTGCTATGTCCACTTTGGATGGTGGTCGTATTGGTATTGCGGCTCAGGCTCTTGGTATTGCTCAGGGAGCTTATGAGAATGCGTTGGAATATTCAAAAGAAAGAATTCAGTTTGGTAAACCAATTTGCCAACAACAGATTGTTGCTTTTAAGTTGGCAGATATGGCAACAAAGCTTAGAGCAGCTAGATTACTTATTTACAGTGCAGCGGAACTAAAAGAAAATCATGAGCATTATAGTGTGGAAGCTGCTATGGCGAAACAATATGCTTCTGATGTTTGTCTTGAAATTGTCAATGACGCTCTTCAAATATTTGGCGGAAGTGGATATATGAAAGGTATGGAAGTGGAGCGTGCTTATAGAGATGCTAAGATTTGTACAATATATGAAGGAACTAATGAGATTCAACGTTTAGTTATCTCTTCTAGTATTATAGGAAAGATGCCTAAGAATGAGGGTACAAGTAAAATTTCTCAAAATCAGCCTGCAACAGGTTATCGTAAGAAAGAAATTTTCAAGAAGGGAACTCCTAAAGAAAGAGTTGATGCTCTTGTGGAAGCTCTTAAGGCAGATGGCTATGATTTCACAGTTGGAATTCCTTTAGATACTCCTATTAATAAAGCTGAAAGGATAGTTAGTGCAGGGTTAGGCATAGGGGAAAAAGAAAATATGAAGCTTATAGAAGATTTAGCAGTTCAAGCTGGTGCAGCTATAGGTTCTTCTCGCCCAGTAGCTGAAACACTTAAATATGTACCATTGAATCGTTATGTTGGTATGTCTGGTCAAAAATTCAAAGGAAATCTTTATATTGCTTGCGGTATTTCAGGAGCAGCTCAACATTTGAAAGGTATAAAGGATGCGTCTACAATTGTTGCTATAAATATTAATCCTAATGCCAAGATTTTCAAGAACGCGGACTATGGTATCGTTGGTGATTTAATGGAAATATTACCATTACTAACTGAGGCTTTAGACAACGGAGAACCAAAGAAAGAGGCTCCACCAATGAAGAAGATGAAGAGAGCAGTTCCAAAGAAAGTAGCTCCAACTTGGAAATATCATGTATGTAACGGATGCGGTTATGAATATGATCCTAGCGTTGGTGACCCAGAAGGAGAAGTGATGTCAGGTACACTTTTTGAAAATTTACCTGAAGAATGGACTTGTCCTGCTTGCGGTGAAGAAAAAGATACATTTATAGAAGTTTGA